One Pseudonocardia sediminis DNA window includes the following coding sequences:
- the hxlA gene encoding 3-hexulose-6-phosphate synthase, with amino-acid sequence MAIRGVYPGIVFADVLGCCRFLWGSVMVVGTLGSARGEEIVVKLQVALDVLDLPSALTLAGQVAEHVDILELGTPLVKSAGIAAVTAIKAAHPDKQVFADLKTADAGELEATLAFEAGADLVTVMGAADNDTISGAVAAGKKYGKQVVADMISVVDGRVARIQEVAKLGVDFVEIHAGLDEQARPGYTIKQLLEDGRAAGVPFSIAGGVKADTIGSVRDAGAVVAVAGGAIYGASDPGAAAAELKKRATS; translated from the coding sequence GTGGCTATTCGTGGTGTGTATCCGGGGATTGTTTTTGCGGATGTGCTCGGGTGTTGCCGGTTTCTGTGGGGGTCGGTGATGGTGGTGGGGACTCTTGGCAGTGCTCGTGGTGAGGAGATTGTTGTGAAGTTGCAGGTTGCTCTGGACGTGTTGGATCTGCCGTCGGCGTTGACGCTGGCGGGTCAGGTGGCCGAGCACGTGGACATCCTCGAGCTGGGTACGCCGTTGGTGAAGTCGGCGGGTATCGCGGCGGTGACGGCGATCAAGGCGGCGCACCCGGACAAGCAGGTGTTCGCGGATCTGAAGACCGCTGATGCCGGTGAGCTGGAGGCGACGCTGGCGTTCGAGGCCGGCGCGGACCTGGTGACGGTGATGGGTGCTGCCGACAACGACACCATCAGTGGTGCGGTGGCGGCGGGGAAGAAGTACGGCAAGCAGGTCGTGGCGGACATGATCAGTGTCGTCGACGGGCGGGTCGCGCGGATCCAGGAGGTCGCGAAGCTGGGTGTGGACTTCGTGGAGATCCACGCGGGTCTCGACGAGCAGGCGCGTCCGGGTTACACGATCAAGCAGCTGCTCGAGGACGGTCGCGCCGCGGGTGTGCCGTTCTCCATCGCCGGTGGCGTGAAGGCGGACACGATCGGGTCGGTGCGTGATGCCGGCGCGGTGGTCGCGGTCGCGGGTGGGGCCATCTACGGCGCCTCGGACCCCGGTGCCGCCGCCGCCGAGCTCAAGAAGCGCGCCACCAGCTGA
- a CDS encoding DNA-binding protein, whose amino-acid sequence MPAGSLVASPSAKEVARAWEDFASGEDIETGVRPEILASWYRCRDQYEVDRTLDVAPGARGDDAQRVDNSVIFTGLGGLGALAGQEVAQDGAVVTVADGKGRVLGAWGDPSAQRRAELHNLAPWSSWSEACTGTNGMGTSLEVSGPVTVTGPEHWCQAFHQWACAGISIRDVVTGAPVASINISRWNASLPKLVPPWLTKAVSCVEQEIYRRAIYEADKVVAEFTRRSAQNGGALMAMDRGGNVIAATDAAVTMLGLAGETPIVAGATEPAERWSPDIPGLPDVVRWAKARAEGNTEWSGYARLPVCPGEEPVPLTMRSVVDANHVVGMLCSFGVQDGEAYEQEDEESVGPLPRCIIGMRDDRLVLLSPSEIRYAEADRNIVWLVTERGRIQAATRGLDNVERSLAPYGIRRVHRRYLVNLRRVAEVERGIKGELFLIMDSRNHELVPVSRRHAPDLRRMLGI is encoded by the coding sequence GTGCCCGCCGGTTCCCTGGTGGCCTCCCCGTCGGCCAAGGAGGTGGCCCGCGCGTGGGAGGACTTCGCCTCGGGTGAGGACATCGAGACCGGTGTACGGCCCGAGATCCTGGCGTCGTGGTACCGGTGCCGGGACCAGTACGAGGTCGACCGCACCCTGGACGTCGCTCCGGGGGCCCGCGGCGACGACGCCCAGCGGGTCGACAACAGCGTGATCTTCACCGGGCTCGGCGGGCTGGGTGCGCTGGCCGGCCAGGAGGTCGCGCAGGACGGCGCCGTCGTCACCGTGGCGGACGGCAAGGGCCGCGTACTCGGCGCCTGGGGCGACCCGTCGGCGCAGCGGCGTGCCGAGCTGCACAACCTCGCGCCGTGGTCGTCGTGGTCGGAGGCGTGCACCGGTACGAACGGGATGGGGACGTCGCTCGAGGTGTCCGGCCCGGTGACCGTGACGGGGCCGGAACACTGGTGCCAGGCGTTCCACCAGTGGGCGTGTGCGGGCATCTCCATCCGTGACGTGGTGACCGGCGCGCCGGTCGCGTCGATCAACATCTCGCGGTGGAACGCGTCGCTGCCCAAGCTCGTGCCGCCGTGGCTGACGAAGGCGGTCTCGTGCGTGGAGCAGGAGATCTACCGGCGTGCCATCTACGAGGCCGACAAGGTGGTCGCCGAGTTCACCAGGAGGAGCGCGCAGAACGGTGGTGCGCTGATGGCGATGGACCGCGGCGGGAACGTGATCGCCGCGACCGACGCGGCCGTGACGATGCTCGGGCTGGCCGGCGAGACGCCGATCGTCGCCGGGGCGACCGAACCGGCGGAGCGCTGGAGCCCGGACATCCCCGGGCTGCCGGACGTCGTGCGGTGGGCCAAGGCGCGGGCCGAGGGGAACACGGAGTGGAGCGGCTACGCGCGGCTGCCGGTGTGTCCCGGCGAGGAGCCCGTGCCGCTGACGATGCGGTCCGTCGTCGACGCCAACCACGTCGTGGGCATGCTGTGCTCGTTCGGGGTGCAGGACGGCGAGGCCTACGAGCAGGAGGACGAGGAGTCGGTCGGCCCGCTGCCCCGGTGCATCATCGGGATGCGCGACGACCGGCTGGTCCTGCTGTCGCCGTCGGAGATCCGCTACGCCGAGGCCGACCGCAACATCGTCTGGCTGGTCACCGAGCGCGGCCGGATCCAGGCCGCGACCCGTGGCCTCGACAACGTCGAGCGGTCGCTGGCGCCGTACGGGATCCGCCGGGTGCACCGGCGGTACCTGGTGAACCTGCGCCGGGTGGCGGAGGTCGAGCGGGGGATCAAGGGAGAGCTGTTCCTGATCATGGACTCGCGCAACCACGAGCTCGTCCCCGTCTCCCGGCGCCACGCCCCGGACCTGCGGCGCATGCTCGGGATCTGA
- a CDS encoding dipeptidase: MPASDGIRSLLAEAPLIDGHNDMISKIRDQAGLDFGRLDIAVAQPEALQTDLPRLEAGGVGAQFWSVWMPCSATGEALATGTLEQFEGIHRIQALYPDRTALALTADDIEKINGEGRIASLIGVEGGHQILGSLDVLRLFHRLGARYLTLTHTRNTGWADSCADVVGTGGLSDFGRRVVAELNDLGMLADLSHTSQATMHAVLDVTRAPGFFSHSGAHAVCGHARNVPDAVLHRVRSSNGIVMAVFLPEFLSEDLWNWEKARTAFRAGAADTGSPVEDAVAEWEREHPCPAVGITDIVRHLDHLREVMGVDHVGIGSDFDGMTPPSDIPSVEYYPHLFDALERGGWSHADLRKLARDNALRVLRDTQDVARSRA, from the coding sequence TTGCCCGCCAGCGACGGCATCCGATCGCTTCTCGCCGAAGCGCCGCTGATCGACGGCCACAACGACATGATCTCGAAGATCCGCGACCAGGCCGGTCTGGACTTCGGGAGGCTCGACATCGCCGTCGCGCAGCCCGAGGCGCTCCAGACGGACCTGCCCCGGCTCGAGGCGGGCGGGGTGGGAGCCCAGTTCTGGTCGGTGTGGATGCCGTGCTCGGCGACCGGTGAGGCACTGGCCACCGGGACGCTGGAACAGTTCGAGGGGATCCACCGCATCCAGGCGCTCTACCCGGACCGGACCGCCCTGGCCCTCACCGCCGACGACATCGAGAAGATCAACGGCGAGGGCCGGATCGCGTCGCTGATCGGGGTGGAGGGCGGGCACCAGATCCTCGGCTCGCTCGACGTCCTGCGTCTGTTCCATCGGCTCGGAGCCCGCTACCTGACGCTGACGCACACCCGGAACACCGGCTGGGCCGACAGCTGCGCCGACGTCGTCGGCACCGGCGGCCTGAGCGACTTCGGACGCCGGGTCGTGGCCGAGCTCAACGACCTCGGGATGCTCGCCGACCTGTCCCACACCTCACAGGCGACCATGCACGCGGTCCTCGACGTGACGCGCGCGCCGGGGTTCTTCTCCCATTCCGGGGCCCATGCCGTGTGCGGGCACGCCCGGAACGTCCCGGACGCCGTGCTCCACCGCGTCCGATCGAGCAACGGCATCGTCATGGCCGTGTTCCTGCCCGAGTTCCTCAGCGAGGATCTGTGGAACTGGGAGAAGGCCAGGACGGCGTTCCGGGCCGGCGCGGCGGACACAGGATCGCCGGTCGAGGACGCCGTCGCCGAGTGGGAGCGGGAACATCCGTGCCCCGCGGTCGGGATCACGGACATCGTGCGGCACCTCGACCACCTCCGCGAGGTCATGGGGGTGGACCACGTCGGGATCGGCAGCGACTTCGACGGCATGACTCCCCCGTCCGACATCCCGAGCGTCGAGTACTACCCCCACCTGTTCGACGCGCTCGAACGCGGGGGCTGGAGCCACGCCGACCTGCGCAAGCTCGCCCGCGACAACGCCCTGCGCGTCCTGCGCGACACGCAGGACGTCGCTCGCTCCCGGGCATGA
- the pqqE gene encoding pyrroloquinoline quinone biosynthesis protein PqqE, which translates to MNVTPQPYGLLAEVTHRCPLHCVYCSNPLALLERQDELGVEDWLRVLGQAADLGVLQVHLSGGEPLVRGDLETLVAECRRLGMYTNLITSGLGLTESRAESLVAAGLNSAQLSIQGDTAESTNLVAASKRFDKKEAAARIIRDAGLPLNMNVVLHRLNLSRLDAIIDVCARWGAERLELANTQYYGWALRNRDQLMPGKAQLDDAVAVYQRRKAELAEQMEMLWILPDYYEPYPKPCMGGWAQTALTVAPDGVVYPCPVAAEITTMEFASVREHDLGWIWAKSPAFEAYRGTEWMPDPCRSCSRKEIDFGGCRCQAFALTGDAGRTDPVCQHSPDHHLVTDALVRANQDDRGADGQLVHRRPTVTTPGR; encoded by the coding sequence GTGAACGTGACTCCGCAGCCCTACGGCCTGCTGGCCGAGGTCACCCACCGGTGCCCACTGCACTGCGTCTACTGCTCGAACCCGTTGGCGCTGCTCGAACGCCAGGACGAGCTCGGGGTCGAGGACTGGCTGCGCGTGCTCGGCCAGGCCGCGGATCTCGGTGTCCTGCAGGTCCACCTCTCGGGCGGGGAGCCACTCGTCCGCGGCGACCTGGAGACGCTGGTCGCCGAGTGCCGACGCCTGGGCATGTACACCAACCTGATCACCAGCGGGCTCGGGCTCACGGAGAGCAGGGCGGAGTCACTGGTCGCCGCAGGACTCAACAGCGCCCAGCTGAGCATCCAGGGCGACACCGCCGAGTCGACGAACCTGGTCGCGGCGAGCAAGCGGTTCGACAAGAAGGAGGCGGCCGCGCGCATCATCCGCGACGCCGGGCTGCCGTTGAACATGAACGTCGTCCTGCACCGGCTGAACCTGTCGCGGCTGGACGCGATCATCGACGTCTGCGCGCGGTGGGGCGCCGAACGCCTGGAGCTCGCCAACACCCAGTACTACGGCTGGGCGCTGCGCAACCGTGACCAGCTCATGCCCGGCAAGGCCCAGCTGGACGACGCGGTCGCGGTCTACCAGCGGCGGAAGGCCGAGCTGGCCGAGCAGATGGAGATGCTCTGGATCCTCCCGGACTACTACGAGCCCTATCCCAAGCCGTGCATGGGTGGCTGGGCGCAGACGGCGCTGACCGTCGCTCCGGACGGCGTCGTGTACCCGTGCCCGGTCGCCGCGGAGATCACCACGATGGAGTTCGCCTCGGTGCGGGAGCACGACCTCGGATGGATCTGGGCGAAGTCCCCCGCCTTCGAGGCGTACCGGGGCACGGAGTGGATGCCCGACCCGTGCCGCAGCTGCTCGCGCAAGGAGATCGACTTCGGTGGCTGCCGTTGCCAGGCCTTCGCGTTGACCGGCGACGCGGGACGCACCGACCCGGTCTGCCAGCACTCGCCGGACCACCACCTCGTGACCGACGCGCTGGTCCGGGCCAACCAGGACGATCGCGGGGCCGACGGGCAGCTCGTCCACCGCCGGCCGACGGTGACGACACCGGGACGGTGA
- a CDS encoding ATP-dependent 6-phosphofructokinase, translating to MLHLNDLRVRDLGECRHDSPLAEMLAVKQTSPHYVAEGDRVLLEDTVSMLAEHDLPPVEVPSFEAAGPRRKIFFDPTEVTAGVVTCGGLCPGLNNVIRGLVQELVVHYRAKRILGFQHGLRGLTADHRDDTVELTVNGVRDIHTSGGTILGSSRGGQDADEMVDTLVYRGIDMLFVIGGDGGMRAATAISDAVRARGLDIAVIGVPKTIDNDLPFTDQSFGFQSAFARATEFISAVAVEAAASPNGVGIVKLMGRHSGFIASYAALAASAADMVLIPEVPFALEGDDGVLAYVEQHVRTKGYIVIVLAEGAGQDLLDGAGLPPRDGRATDASGNVRLGNIEERLKEAITDHLTSVGLAPTIRYIDPSYAIRSIAANAYDSVYCLRLAHAAVHAAMAGRTASAVARWRRRFVHVPLSLMTSRRNQIDPNGDMWLSVLETTCQPADFGPVSDREKAVSAGFC from the coding sequence GTGCTGCACCTGAACGACCTCCGCGTCCGCGACCTCGGCGAGTGTCGTCACGACTCGCCGCTGGCCGAGATGCTCGCGGTCAAGCAGACCTCGCCGCACTACGTCGCGGAGGGCGACCGGGTCCTGCTCGAGGACACCGTCTCGATGCTGGCCGAGCACGATCTCCCGCCCGTCGAGGTCCCGAGCTTCGAAGCCGCCGGCCCGCGCCGCAAGATATTCTTCGACCCCACCGAGGTGACCGCGGGTGTGGTCACCTGCGGTGGACTGTGCCCGGGCCTCAACAACGTCATCCGCGGCCTGGTCCAGGAGCTCGTCGTGCACTACCGGGCCAAGCGGATCCTGGGCTTCCAGCACGGCCTCCGGGGCCTGACGGCCGACCATCGTGACGACACCGTCGAGCTGACGGTGAACGGCGTCCGTGACATCCACACCTCCGGCGGCACCATCCTGGGCAGCTCGCGCGGCGGGCAGGACGCCGACGAGATGGTCGACACCCTCGTGTACCGCGGTATCGACATGCTGTTCGTCATCGGCGGCGACGGCGGGATGCGCGCCGCGACGGCGATCAGCGATGCGGTCCGGGCGCGCGGTCTCGACATCGCCGTCATCGGGGTCCCGAAGACGATCGACAACGACCTGCCCTTCACCGACCAGTCGTTCGGGTTCCAGAGCGCGTTCGCGCGGGCCACCGAGTTCATCTCCGCGGTCGCGGTCGAGGCCGCGGCCAGCCCGAACGGCGTCGGGATCGTGAAGCTGATGGGCCGCCATTCGGGGTTCATCGCCAGCTACGCCGCGCTGGCCGCCAGTGCCGCGGACATGGTCCTGATCCCCGAGGTCCCGTTCGCGCTCGAGGGCGACGACGGTGTGCTGGCCTACGTCGAGCAGCACGTCCGGACCAAGGGGTACATCGTGATCGTCCTCGCGGAGGGGGCGGGTCAGGACCTCCTGGACGGCGCGGGCCTGCCGCCGCGCGACGGCCGCGCCACCGACGCGTCGGGCAACGTCCGGCTCGGCAACATCGAGGAGCGGCTGAAGGAGGCCATCACCGACCACCTGACCTCGGTCGGCCTCGCGCCCACGATCCGCTACATCGACCCGAGCTACGCGATCCGCAGCATCGCCGCAAACGCCTACGACAGTGTCTACTGCCTGCGGCTGGCCCACGCCGCGGTGCACGCGGCCATGGCCGGCCGAACGGCCTCGGCCGTGGCCCGCTGGCGGCGCCGCTTCGTGCACGTCCCGCTGTCGCTGATGACGAGCCGGCGCAACCAGATCGACCCCAACGGCGACATGTGGCTGTCGGTGCTCGAGACCACCTGTCAGCCGGCCGACTTCGGCCCGGTGTCGGACCGGGAGAAGGCCGTCAGCGCGGGCTTCTGCTGA
- the rpe gene encoding ribulose-phosphate 3-epimerase, protein MIAPSILSADFARLADEMAAVDGEPGRGADWLHVDVMDAHFVPNLTLGLPVVTSILAVTEIPVDCHLMIEKPDHWAIGYAEAGSHNVTVHVEAADDPVMLAKNLRSAGAKAGLAIKPGTPLEPYVDVLKHYDTLLVMSVEPGFGGQSFIADVLGKVRTARRLVDTGHLNLMVEIDGGINAETIEQAAEAGVDCFVAGSAVYSAADPAQAVEDLRRRAAAVSGRSG, encoded by the coding sequence CTGATTGCGCCGTCCATCCTTTCCGCCGACTTCGCACGGCTCGCCGACGAAATGGCCGCCGTGGACGGGGAGCCCGGCCGCGGTGCGGACTGGCTGCACGTCGACGTCATGGACGCGCACTTCGTGCCGAACCTGACCCTGGGCCTGCCGGTCGTGACGTCGATCCTGGCCGTCACCGAGATCCCGGTGGACTGCCACCTCATGATCGAGAAGCCGGACCACTGGGCGATCGGCTACGCCGAGGCGGGCTCACACAACGTCACCGTGCACGTCGAGGCGGCCGACGACCCGGTCATGCTCGCGAAGAACCTGCGCTCCGCCGGCGCGAAGGCCGGGCTGGCGATCAAGCCGGGCACGCCGCTGGAGCCCTACGTCGACGTGCTCAAGCACTACGACACCCTGCTCGTGATGTCCGTCGAGCCCGGCTTCGGCGGACAGTCGTTCATCGCCGACGTCCTCGGCAAGGTGCGTACGGCACGGAGGCTCGTCGACACCGGCCACCTGAACCTGATGGTGGAGATCGACGGCGGCATCAACGCCGAGACGATCGAGCAGGCGGCCGAGGCCGGCGTCGACTGCTTCGTCGCCGGCTCGGCCGTCTACTCGGCCGCGGACCCGGCGCAGGCGGTGGAGGACCTGCGCCGGCGTGCGGCCGCGGTGTCCGGACGATCGGGCTGA
- the glpX gene encoding class II fructose-bisphosphatase produces MPDTDISTLEAVALEATRSAAVAGYAWVGRNDQDAADGAATSAMRAALADAPGRGTVVIGEGEKDNAPMLFNGEVVGNGNGPDFDIAVDPLEGTSFCAWDLPGSLATIAFAQAGTMWSPEPGFYMDKIVVPPGAKGAVDLDDPPEQTLANVARALGKEVRDLRVVIMDKPRHKDLISRVLQAGASVQTPAGGDVGGSLAVLLPTHDIDLLLGIGGTPEGVMTAAAVRALGGGMVGRLAPQRDEEADAIRAAGMSLDRVYDCEELVAGEAFFVASGVNGGPLLGRPRIGGGTTVVESLLVSKGQIRHITHTTFG; encoded by the coding sequence ATGCCGGACACCGATATCAGCACGTTGGAAGCGGTGGCGCTGGAAGCCACCCGCAGCGCCGCGGTGGCCGGCTACGCCTGGGTCGGCCGCAACGACCAGGACGCCGCCGACGGGGCGGCAACGTCGGCGATGCGTGCGGCGCTGGCCGACGCGCCGGGTCGGGGGACCGTCGTCATCGGGGAGGGGGAGAAGGACAACGCCCCGATGCTGTTCAACGGCGAGGTGGTCGGCAACGGCAACGGGCCCGACTTCGACATCGCCGTCGACCCGCTCGAGGGCACCTCGTTCTGCGCGTGGGACCTGCCCGGCTCGCTGGCGACGATCGCGTTCGCGCAGGCCGGCACCATGTGGTCGCCCGAGCCCGGGTTCTACATGGACAAGATCGTCGTCCCCCCGGGTGCGAAGGGCGCCGTCGACCTCGACGATCCTCCCGAGCAGACGCTGGCGAACGTCGCGAGGGCACTCGGCAAGGAGGTCCGTGACCTGCGCGTGGTCATCATGGACAAGCCGCGGCACAAGGACCTGATCTCCCGCGTGCTGCAGGCGGGCGCGTCGGTCCAGACTCCGGCGGGCGGCGACGTCGGCGGGAGCCTGGCGGTGCTGCTGCCGACCCACGACATCGACCTCCTCCTGGGGATCGGCGGCACGCCGGAGGGTGTGATGACGGCGGCGGCGGTCCGGGCACTGGGCGGCGGCATGGTGGGCCGCCTGGCCCCGCAGCGCGACGAGGAGGCGGACGCCATCCGCGCGGCGGGCATGTCCCTCGACCGCGTCTACGACTGCGAGGAGCTCGTGGCCGGGGAGGCCTTCTTCGTCGCCAGCGGGGTCAACGGCGGACCCCTGCTCGGGCGGCCGCGCATCGGCGGCGGGACGACCGTCGTCGAGTCGTTGCTGGTCTCCAAGGGGCAGATCCGCCACATCACCCACACCACCTTCGGATGA
- the pqqD gene encoding pyrroloquinoline quinone biosynthesis peptide chaperone PqqD, translating into MTDGDDLSATPRLATKAMLKHDRVRDVEMLLLPERVVLLNMSSAAILGLCDGNRTVRQLVDRLEEEFDATDLTDDVMSFLRDARGRGWVVVS; encoded by the coding sequence ATGACGGACGGCGACGATCTGAGTGCCACCCCCCGGCTGGCGACCAAGGCGATGCTCAAGCACGACCGCGTCCGGGACGTGGAGATGCTGCTGCTGCCCGAGCGGGTCGTGCTCCTCAACATGTCCAGCGCCGCGATCCTGGGCCTGTGTGACGGCAACCGGACGGTGCGGCAGCTGGTCGACCGGCTCGAGGAGGAGTTCGACGCGACCGACCTGACGGACGACGTCATGTCCTTCCTCCGGGACGCCCGCGGGCGTGGTTGGGTCGTGGTCTCGTGA
- the tkt gene encoding transketolase — protein MAPHHSADEVVRLTTPRVPEDWSDLDRRAVDTVRVLAADAVEKCGSGHPGTAMSLAPVAYSLFQRVMRHDPNDELWPGRDRFVLSAGHSSLTLYIQLFLSGYGLELDDLKALRTWGSQTPGHPEYSHTKGVETTTGPLGQGLANGVGMAMAARRERGLFDPDTEPGKSVFDHQIYVIASDGDIEEGVTSEASSLAGTQQLGNLTVIYDANEISIEDDTAIALSEDTAMRYRAYGWHVVTVDGGENVSAFLEAVEQARTETARPTMIVLRTVIGFPAPNLMNTGKAHGAALGAEEIAAVKRALGIDPDRSFPVDDDVLRHTREVAERGRADHEKWQVDFDAWAQANPERKALLDRLAVRGLPAGWADTLPTWEPDDAGVATRKASAAVLAAVGDVLPELWGGSADLAESNNTTIKGADSFGPATISTSAWTAQPYGRTLHFGIREHAMGSILNGIALHGGTRPYGGTFLIFSDYMRPAVRLAALMKLPVVYVWTHDSIGLGEDGPTHQPVEQIATLRAIPGLSVVRPADANETAHAWKAILEDTSGPAGLALTRQNVPTLHGTSAEGVARGGYVLAEASSGSPDVVLVGTGSEVQLAVEARTVLESEGIATRVVSMPCVEWFDRQDRSYRDEVLPPAVRARVVVEAGVAQPWHRYVGDAGEIVSLEHFGASADFKTLFREFGITSEAVAAAARRSVESVRQG, from the coding sequence ATGGCACCACACCATTCCGCCGACGAGGTCGTACGCCTGACCACCCCGCGAGTTCCCGAGGACTGGTCCGATCTGGACCGGCGCGCGGTCGACACCGTCCGTGTGCTGGCCGCTGACGCGGTCGAGAAGTGCGGGAGCGGGCACCCCGGCACGGCGATGAGCCTCGCGCCGGTCGCCTACTCGCTGTTCCAGCGCGTCATGCGGCACGACCCGAACGACGAGCTGTGGCCGGGACGGGACCGGTTCGTGCTCTCGGCCGGGCACTCCAGCCTCACCCTCTACATCCAGCTGTTCCTCTCCGGCTACGGCCTGGAGCTCGACGACCTGAAGGCCCTGCGCACGTGGGGTTCGCAGACACCGGGCCACCCCGAGTACTCGCACACCAAGGGCGTGGAGACCACCACCGGCCCGCTCGGCCAGGGCCTGGCCAACGGGGTCGGCATGGCGATGGCCGCCCGCCGCGAGCGCGGGCTGTTCGATCCGGACACCGAGCCGGGCAAGAGCGTGTTCGACCACCAGATCTACGTGATCGCCTCCGACGGCGACATCGAGGAGGGCGTCACCTCCGAGGCGTCGTCCCTGGCCGGCACGCAGCAGCTGGGCAACCTCACCGTGATCTACGACGCCAACGAGATCTCGATCGAGGACGACACGGCCATCGCGCTGTCCGAGGACACGGCGATGCGCTACCGCGCCTACGGCTGGCACGTCGTCACGGTCGACGGCGGCGAGAACGTCTCCGCGTTCCTGGAAGCGGTCGAGCAGGCCAGGACCGAGACCGCACGCCCGACCATGATCGTGCTGCGCACCGTGATCGGCTTCCCGGCACCGAACCTGATGAACACCGGCAAGGCGCACGGCGCCGCGCTGGGCGCCGAGGAGATCGCCGCGGTCAAGCGCGCTCTCGGCATCGACCCCGACCGCAGCTTCCCGGTCGACGACGACGTCCTGCGCCACACCCGCGAGGTGGCCGAGCGGGGACGGGCCGACCACGAGAAGTGGCAGGTCGACTTCGACGCCTGGGCGCAGGCCAACCCGGAGCGCAAGGCGCTGCTGGACCGCCTCGCGGTCCGCGGACTCCCGGCCGGCTGGGCCGACACCCTGCCGACCTGGGAGCCCGACGACGCCGGGGTCGCCACGCGCAAGGCGTCGGCCGCGGTGCTGGCCGCGGTCGGTGACGTGCTTCCCGAGCTGTGGGGCGGGTCGGCGGACCTCGCCGAGAGCAACAACACCACGATCAAGGGCGCGGACTCGTTCGGCCCCGCCACGATCTCCACCTCGGCCTGGACGGCCCAGCCCTACGGCCGCACGCTGCACTTCGGCATCCGCGAGCACGCGATGGGGTCGATCCTCAACGGCATCGCGCTGCACGGCGGCACCCGCCCCTACGGCGGAACCTTCCTCATCTTCAGCGACTACATGCGCCCCGCGGTGCGCCTGGCGGCGCTGATGAAGCTGCCGGTCGTCTACGTGTGGACGCACGACTCGATCGGCCTCGGCGAGGACGGACCGACCCACCAGCCCGTCGAGCAGATCGCGACGCTGCGCGCCATCCCCGGCCTGTCCGTGGTGCGCCCCGCGGACGCGAACGAGACCGCGCACGCCTGGAAGGCGATTCTGGAGGACACGAGCGGTCCGGCCGGGCTGGCGCTCACCCGCCAGAACGTGCCGACGCTGCACGGCACCTCCGCCGAGGGGGTCGCCCGCGGCGGGTACGTGCTCGCCGAGGCGTCCTCGGGATCTCCCGACGTGGTGCTGGTCGGCACCGGTTCCGAGGTCCAGCTGGCCGTGGAGGCCCGGACCGTCCTCGAGTCCGAGGGCATCGCGACCCGCGTGGTGTCGATGCCGTGCGTGGAGTGGTTCGACCGGCAGGACCGGTCCTACCGCGACGAGGTGCTGCCGCCGGCCGTGCGGGCGCGGGTGGTCGTCGAGGCGGGCGTGGCCCAGCCGTGGCACCGGTACGTCGGCGACGCCGGCGAGATCGTGTCCCTGGAGCACTTCGGCGCCTCGGCCGACTTCAAGACCCTGTTCCGGGAGTTCGGCATCACCTCCGAGGCCGTGGCCGCCGCGGCGCGGCGCAGCGTGGAGTCCGTGCGGCAGGGATGA
- the hxlB gene encoding 6-phospho-3-hexuloisomerase, which yields MTQSTSKKLDAGTFADATRTVVGEVERVSAAVEPEAWTRAGELLLNAQKVFTLGTGRSGLALQMAAMRFMHLGLSTHVVGEVTAPAIGEGDVLVAASGSGTTGRVVKAAEKARDQGASVIALTTAAESPLAGLATEVLIIPAADKQDFDGNASVQYAGSLFEQSVLLNSDALFHTLWKTAGAQARELWRLHANLE from the coding sequence TTGACGCAGTCGACATCGAAGAAGCTGGACGCCGGCACCTTCGCAGACGCCACCCGTACGGTCGTCGGGGAGGTGGAGCGGGTGAGTGCCGCGGTCGAGCCCGAGGCCTGGACGCGTGCCGGGGAGCTGCTGCTCAACGCGCAGAAGGTGTTCACCCTCGGGACCGGGCGCAGCGGGCTCGCCCTGCAGATGGCCGCGATGCGGTTCATGCACCTCGGACTCTCGACGCACGTCGTCGGTGAGGTCACCGCCCCCGCGATCGGCGAGGGCGACGTCCTGGTGGCGGCCTCGGGTTCGGGCACGACGGGCCGTGTGGTCAAGGCCGCGGAGAAGGCCCGTGACCAGGGTGCGAGCGTGATCGCGCTGACCACGGCGGCCGAGTCGCCGCTGGCCGGGCTCGCGACCGAGGTGCTCATCATCCCGGCCGCGGACAAGCAGGACTTCGACGGCAACGCGTCCGTCCAGTACGCGGGCAGCCTGTTCGAGCAGTCCGTCCTGCTGAACTCGGACGCGCTCTTCCACACGCTGTGGAAGACCGCCGGCGCCCAGGCCCGCGAGCTGTGGCGCCTGCACGCGAACCTCGAGTGA